The following proteins are encoded in a genomic region of Ornithodoros turicata isolate Travis chromosome 6, ASM3712646v1, whole genome shotgun sequence:
- the LOC135398589 gene encoding uncharacterized protein LOC135398589 codes for MSSSRFNRFFRRSQTNVEACRAVFPGEMAETEDDEDEVGSTIRRDDVQAHHKLECDNIAGGNPDRVSIGDGSLQIFLSVTNGGDASSQVSHSRQDTKANKDSTSWRRKCGFSGFSTLKESEQSLRDLCCVTLQVFSVLLNMIPDQRYKTTDMPKEDKLVLFLMKLKLGISLTSLGALFGVDKSTASRAFRYILDILSVKLERWVFVPPRDVIKDTMPDIFKQHYPNCTCIIDCTEIRTETPGQTDQQYYLYSNYKGTFTLKVLIAIVPNGQLAFVSKVYGGRHSDTFITKDSGFLHHVQPGDVILSDKGFPSVRADMSDNGAVLIMPPMAKGGQYSEQDMDDTYRVAQVRIHVERAIQRLKLFNVLNNRVPVTLIPHMNKIIRVCAALVNTQSHIIRTD; via the exons ATGAGCAGCAGCAGGTTCAACAG GTTCTTCAGAAGGTCTCAAACCAATGTTGAAGCCTGCAGAGCAGTGTTTCCAGGAGAAATGGCTGAGActgaagatgacgaagatgaagTGGGCTCTACAATAAGGAGGGATGATGTTCAAGCACATCATAAACTAGAATGTGACAACATTGCTGGAG GAAACCCAGACAGAGTTTCCATTGGGGACGGGAGCCTCCAAATCTTTCTGTCAGTCACGAACGGAGGGGATGCCTCAAGTCAAGTCTCACACAGCCGCCAAGACACAAAG GCCAACAAAGATAGCACAAGTTGGAGAAGGAAATGCGGCTTTTCAGGGTTCAGCACCCTGAAGGAATCCGAACAATCCTTGCGTGACCTGTGCTGTGTGACACTCCAAGTTTTCTCTGTGTTATTGAACATGATTCCTGACCAAAGGTACAAGACCACAGACATGCCAAAAGAAGACAAGCTGGTGTTATTCTTGATGAAATTGAAGTTAGGAATCAGCCTCACGTCACTGGGAGCACTGTTTGGAGTGGACAAGTCAACGGCTTCGAGAGCTTTTCGATACATCTTGGACATCTTGAGTGTAAAACTTGAAAGATGGGTGTTTGTGCCACCACGTGACGTGATCAAAGACACCATGCCAGACATCTTCAAGCAGCATTACCCGAATTGTACCTGTATTATAGACTGCACTGAAATAAGAACCGAGACACCAGGACAGACAGATCAGCAGTACTACTTGTACTCCAATTATAAAGGGACTTTTACACTTAAAGTGTTAATCGCTATTGTTCCAAATGGACAGTTGGCATTTGTTTCCAAGGTATACGGTGGTCGCCACAGTGACACATTCATCACCAAAGATTCCGGTTTTCTTCACCACGTCCAGCCAGGAGATGTCATATTGAGTGACAAAGGCTTCCCATCTGTGAGAGCGGACATGTCAGACAACGGTGCGGTGCTTATCATGCCACCAATGGCGAAAGGGGGCCAGTATTCTGAGCAAGACATGGACGACACATATCGTGTCGCTCAAGTACGAATACATGTAGAGAGGGCTATCCAACGGCTGAAGCTATTCAATGTTTTAAACAACAGAGTACCGGTCACCCTAATCCCACATATGAACAAAATCATAAGGGTCTGTGCAGCACTCGTAAACACTCAGAGTCATATTATCAGGACAGACTGA